In the Kitasatospora terrestris genome, one interval contains:
- a CDS encoding Mu transposase domain-containing protein, producing MAEYLDACRLRAQGWSITAIAGHLGRDRKTVRSYLAGERVPGVRASTEDAFLVFLPYCRRRLEDDPHLQASVLFDEVVELGYGGGYSTFTRALRRHRVRPSCGLCHLGPPPGPTGPRGRAVEEIRFRWIPLGRSRSAPPGGDHVHLLTGTLAGSSDAGRWRGVLVDTADFPHVVEGVDEVLRRLGGTAPRWCFDRATPLRCPATGRLTPAMARVGRYYGAEVELDRARCADEDAEVAALRRWWSDAAHGAGEAEAQVLVDRLALRSDRRATTADRVPAGRAPTERAPVERVPAPRTVLGGPGSLCELPGSPYPVRLRVRRVVGPAGLVPFRGNFYSVPPDLAGVVVEVSRRLDETHLSIGTTAGAVIACHELAPRGAGLTVAGGLEIVGLGGSTRHRPVEVRPCPSAGIRRPLSAEATAEAERLRGLNRVPRPAPAARG from the coding sequence ATGGCGGAGTACTTGGACGCGTGTCGGCTGCGCGCCCAGGGCTGGTCGATCACGGCGATCGCCGGCCACCTCGGGCGCGACCGCAAGACCGTGCGGTCCTACCTCGCGGGGGAACGGGTGCCCGGGGTGCGCGCCTCCACCGAGGACGCGTTCCTGGTCTTCCTGCCCTACTGCCGCCGGAGGCTGGAGGACGATCCGCACCTCCAGGCGAGCGTCCTGTTCGACGAGGTCGTCGAGCTGGGCTACGGCGGCGGCTACTCCACCTTCACGCGTGCGCTCCGCCGCCACCGCGTCCGACCGTCGTGCGGGCTCTGCCACCTCGGACCGCCGCCCGGTCCGACGGGTCCGCGGGGCCGGGCCGTGGAGGAGATCCGGTTCCGGTGGATCCCGCTCGGACGGTCGCGGTCGGCGCCTCCGGGAGGGGACCACGTGCATCTCCTCACCGGCACGCTCGCCGGATCGTCCGACGCCGGCCGCTGGCGCGGCGTGCTGGTCGACACCGCGGACTTCCCGCACGTGGTCGAGGGGGTGGACGAGGTCCTGCGGCGCCTCGGCGGCACAGCCCCGCGCTGGTGCTTCGACCGGGCAACCCCCCTGCGCTGCCCGGCCACCGGCCGGCTCACCCCGGCGATGGCCCGGGTCGGCCGGTACTACGGCGCGGAGGTTGAACTCGACCGGGCCCGGTGCGCCGACGAGGACGCGGAAGTGGCCGCCCTCAGACGCTGGTGGAGCGATGCCGCCCACGGTGCGGGCGAGGCGGAGGCCCAGGTGCTGGTCGACCGGCTGGCGCTGCGCAGCGACCGGCGGGCGACCACGGCGGACAGGGTGCCCGCAGGGAGGGCGCCCACAGAGAGGGCACCCGTCGAGAGGGTGCCCGCGCCCCGCACCGTCCTCGGCGGCCCGGGATCGCTGTGCGAGCTGCCCGGCTCTCCCTATCCGGTGCGGCTGCGCGTGCGCCGCGTCGTCGGCCCGGCGGGGCTGGTCCCGTTCCGCGGCAACTTCTACTCCGTCCCGCCCGACCTGGCCGGGGTGGTCGTGGAGGTGAGCCGGCGCCTCGACGAGACCCACCTGTCGATCGGCACGACCGCCGGAGCGGTGATCGCCTGCCACGAACTCGCGCCGCGCGGCGCGGGGCTGACGGTGGCCGGCGGCCTGGAGATCGTGGGACTGGGGGGCTCCACCCGGCACCGCCCGGTCGAGGTACGGCCTTGTCCGAGCGCCGGAATCCGCCGCCCGCTCTCCGCGGAGGCGACGGCCGAGGCCGAGCGGCTGCGCGGGCTCAATCGCGTCCCGCGGCCGGCCCCGGCCGCACGGGGCTGA
- a CDS encoding SigE family RNA polymerase sigma factor, which produces MSRETEDAAYAAFVEAAWYRHLRTATLITGDRHRAEELLQDCLVKLYVRWRRAATDDPHAYLRRMLVNGHVSWWRRRRRELLAADPPESAAPHADGHRLDPLDELHRALRALPDRQRAVVVLRHVEDLSEKDTAAALGCSIGTVKSQNARAMARLRTALLQNQEATP; this is translated from the coding sequence GTGAGTCGAGAAACCGAGGACGCCGCCTACGCGGCCTTCGTCGAAGCCGCCTGGTACCGGCACCTGCGCACCGCGACCCTGATCACCGGCGACCGGCACCGCGCCGAGGAACTGCTCCAGGACTGCCTGGTCAAGCTGTACGTCCGCTGGCGCCGCGCCGCCACCGACGACCCGCACGCCTACCTGCGGCGGATGCTCGTCAACGGCCACGTCAGCTGGTGGCGCCGACGACGGCGCGAACTCCTCGCCGCCGACCCGCCCGAATCCGCCGCCCCGCACGCCGACGGCCACCGCCTCGACCCGCTCGACGAACTGCACCGCGCACTGCGCGCCCTGCCCGACCGCCAACGCGCCGTCGTCGTCCTGCGCCACGTCGAGGACCTCTCCGAGAAGGACACCGCCGCCGCGCTCGGCTGCTCGATCGGCACCGTCAAGAGCCAGAACGCCCGGGCGATGGCCCGGCTGCGCACCGCCCTGCTGCAGAACCAGGAGGCCACCCCGTGA
- a CDS encoding IS1182 family transposase — protein sequence MGEWAGELVGPDVWETCRELIPAGSVFAFLAEHREALFPGSMFADMYPSRNGRPSMPPQVLAAAVVLQSLHGLSDVDTVQQLRCDLRWKAACGLGLHDTAFDPSLLAYFRRRLQRSPDPNRLFARVKEVVAATGVLRGRQRRALDSTVLDDAVATQDTVTQLIAAIRRVIRDVPDAERTAAAWCTAHDYTDPGKPRIAWSDEAARTALVDALVTDALNLLGRLPERPLDEKAADAVGLLALVAGQDVEVADGSDGRDGRWRIARGTARDRIVSTVDPEARHIHKNRTRHQEGFRAHAAFEPETGLLTEVALTAGTGADNHEAAVAQDLLADETGTLTVLGDTAYGTGDLREALEDDGHTLIIKPPPLRQAVPGGFTGDDFHVDTHAGTVTCPAGHTKPLGRPDAKGARAAQFKKLCTDCPLRDRCTRSKTGRAFQVHAHYDRLKAARDQAADPDWQAEYRRWRPPVERAIAWLTAQANRRVPYRGVLRNDTWLHNRAAALNLRRLINLGLTRTRHTWTITPTTT from the coding sequence ATGGGGGAATGGGCTGGGGAGTTGGTCGGGCCGGATGTGTGGGAGACCTGCCGGGAGTTGATCCCGGCCGGGAGTGTGTTCGCGTTCCTGGCCGAGCACCGGGAGGCCCTGTTCCCGGGCTCGATGTTCGCGGACATGTATCCGTCGAGGAACGGGCGGCCGAGTATGCCGCCGCAGGTCCTGGCGGCGGCCGTGGTCCTGCAGAGCCTGCACGGCCTGTCGGACGTCGACACGGTCCAGCAGTTGCGGTGCGACCTGCGGTGGAAGGCCGCGTGCGGGCTCGGCCTGCACGACACCGCGTTCGACCCGTCGCTGCTGGCCTACTTCCGGCGCCGGCTGCAGCGCTCACCGGATCCGAACCGGTTGTTCGCCCGGGTCAAGGAGGTGGTGGCGGCCACCGGCGTGCTCAGGGGCAGGCAGCGGCGGGCGCTGGACTCCACCGTGCTGGACGACGCGGTGGCCACCCAGGACACCGTCACCCAGCTGATCGCCGCGATCCGCCGGGTGATCCGGGACGTCCCCGACGCGGAGCGGACCGCCGCCGCGTGGTGCACCGCCCACGACTACACCGACCCGGGCAAGCCCCGCATCGCCTGGAGTGACGAGGCCGCCCGCACCGCACTGGTGGACGCCCTGGTCACCGACGCGCTGAACCTGCTGGGCCGCCTGCCCGAACGGCCACTGGACGAGAAGGCCGCGGACGCCGTCGGACTGCTGGCCCTGGTCGCCGGTCAGGACGTCGAGGTCGCCGACGGCTCCGACGGACGCGACGGCCGATGGCGGATCGCCCGCGGCACCGCCCGCGACCGCATCGTGTCCACGGTGGACCCCGAGGCCCGGCACATCCACAAGAACCGCACCCGCCACCAGGAGGGCTTCCGCGCCCACGCCGCGTTCGAGCCCGAGACCGGTCTGCTGACCGAGGTCGCCCTCACCGCCGGCACCGGAGCGGACAACCACGAGGCCGCCGTCGCCCAGGACCTGCTCGCCGACGAGACCGGGACCCTGACCGTCCTCGGCGACACCGCCTACGGCACCGGCGACCTGCGCGAAGCCCTCGAGGACGACGGCCACACCCTGATCATCAAGCCCCCGCCACTGCGGCAGGCCGTCCCCGGCGGCTTCACCGGCGACGACTTCCACGTCGACACCCACGCCGGCACCGTCACCTGCCCCGCCGGCCACACCAAACCCCTCGGCCGCCCGGATGCCAAGGGCGCCCGGGCAGCCCAGTTCAAGAAGCTCTGCACCGACTGTCCCCTGCGCGATCGGTGCACCCGCTCCAAGACCGGCCGAGCATTCCAGGTCCACGCCCACTACGACCGCCTGAAAGCCGCCCGCGACCAGGCAGCCGACCCCGACTGGCAGGCCGAATACCGCCGCTGGCGGCCACCGGTCGAACGCGCCATTGCCTGGCTCACCGCACAGGCCAACCGCCGCGTCCCCTACCGAGGCGTCCTGAGGAACGACACCTGGCTCCACAACCGCGCCGCCGCACTCAACCTCCGCCGACTGATCAACCTCGGACTCACCCGCACCCGCCACACCTGGACCATCACCCCCACCACCACATAG
- a CDS encoding ATP-grasp domain-containing protein, giving the protein MSAPVRVWLNRTYAENVFFIDLLRSAPQQVEVYATHVDPDSPVLAAADFGALEPDGLSPEAYLEFALEFCARNRIDVFLPRLNQLAISLHRLEFEEIGTALVCPSAAAIAVFESKADGYAAMDAIGLPTPLWRHVRTADELLAAVGEIEATGGQACLKPANGAGGEGFRMLTREPFSLRRLAGFVDASVQLDLVVAALDAAEEPADLLVMPYLRGPEVSVDCLTSPEGPLLTALGRTKSGRRRGFTADPVYLEPARRLVEEFGVGYLSNVQFRHDADGRPVVLDVNTRPSGGLHQLRLCGLNLPWAAVELALGGTPRLLPTAELVLRDYTLVATAQPVLPHRATAPLATRTAELEPA; this is encoded by the coding sequence GTGAGCGCCCCTGTCCGCGTCTGGCTCAACCGCACCTACGCCGAGAACGTCTTCTTCATCGACCTGCTCAGGAGCGCTCCGCAGCAGGTCGAGGTGTACGCGACACACGTCGATCCCGATTCGCCGGTGCTGGCCGCCGCGGATTTCGGCGCGCTCGAACCCGACGGCCTCTCTCCCGAGGCCTACCTGGAATTCGCCCTGGAATTCTGCGCCCGCAACCGAATAGACGTCTTCCTGCCCCGGCTCAACCAGCTCGCCATTTCGCTGCACCGCCTCGAATTCGAGGAAATCGGCACCGCCCTGGTCTGCCCGAGCGCCGCCGCGATCGCGGTGTTCGAGAGCAAGGCCGACGGCTACGCCGCGATGGACGCGATCGGCCTGCCCACCCCGCTGTGGCGGCACGTCCGCACCGCCGACGAGCTGCTCGCGGCGGTCGGCGAGATCGAGGCCACCGGCGGCCAGGCCTGCCTGAAGCCCGCCAACGGCGCGGGCGGCGAGGGCTTCCGGATGCTCACCCGCGAGCCGTTCAGCCTCCGCCGGCTGGCCGGCTTCGTCGACGCCAGCGTCCAACTCGACCTGGTGGTCGCCGCACTGGACGCCGCCGAGGAGCCCGCCGACCTGCTGGTGATGCCCTACCTGCGCGGCCCCGAGGTCTCGGTGGACTGCCTGACCTCCCCCGAGGGCCCGCTGCTCACCGCCCTCGGCCGGACCAAGAGCGGGCGCCGCCGCGGCTTCACCGCCGACCCGGTCTACCTGGAGCCGGCCCGCCGCCTGGTCGAGGAGTTCGGCGTCGGCTACCTGTCCAACGTGCAGTTCCGCCACGACGCGGACGGCCGGCCGGTGGTCCTCGACGTCAACACCCGCCCCTCCGGCGGCCTGCACCAGCTGCGGCTGTGCGGCCTCAACCTGCCGTGGGCCGCCGTCGAACTCGCCCTCGGCGGCACCCCCCGACTGCTGCCCACCGCCGAGCTCGTGCTCCGCGACTACACCCTCGTCGCCACCGCGCAGCCCGTCCTCCCCCACCGGGCCACCGCGCCACTGGCCACCCGCACCGCCGAACTCGAACCCGCCTGA
- a CDS encoding family 2B encapsulin nanocompartment shell protein, giving the protein MSTETSIGIPGQAGPMEGGSQTSLSVAAAKNLASTTKSAPQMQEITSRWLLRMLPWVEVSAGTYRVNRRLSYAVGRGRVSFVQTGSDVRVLAPSLREVPVLRDFPDDALLEELAGRFIARQVAPGEVIVEQGSAIDEVFLIAHGRVDKVGTGRYGDPAVLGVFADGDHIGDEALTEADGRWPYSVRAATAGTVMVLRWPDFQELVDRSAALRDQILGFIANARRPQGRKGEAEISLSAGHEGEFELPATFVDYELKPREYELSVAQTVLRVHTRVADLYNQPMNQTEHQLRLTIEALRERQEHEMVNNPEFGLLANAEYSQRISTHSGPPTPDDMDELLSRRRGTKFYLAHPRAIAAFQRECNSRGLYPATVELHGRQVPAWRGVPVLTCNKIPITAQNTTSILAMRTGEDKQGVIGLHQTGLPDEYEPGLSVRFMGIDEKAVISYLVSAYYSAAVLVPDAIGVLENVDIAAPRN; this is encoded by the coding sequence ATGTCGACCGAGACCAGCATCGGTATTCCCGGCCAGGCGGGGCCGATGGAGGGCGGCTCGCAGACCAGCCTCAGCGTAGCCGCCGCGAAGAATCTGGCGTCGACCACCAAGTCCGCTCCGCAGATGCAGGAGATCACCTCTCGCTGGCTGCTCCGGATGCTGCCCTGGGTCGAGGTCTCCGCCGGTACGTACCGGGTCAACCGCCGCCTGAGCTACGCCGTCGGCCGCGGCCGGGTGAGCTTCGTGCAGACCGGTTCGGACGTCCGGGTGCTCGCGCCGTCGCTGCGCGAGGTCCCGGTGCTCCGCGACTTCCCGGACGACGCGCTGCTGGAGGAGCTGGCCGGTCGGTTCATCGCACGCCAGGTCGCCCCCGGCGAGGTGATCGTCGAGCAGGGCTCGGCGATCGACGAGGTGTTCCTGATCGCGCACGGCCGGGTCGACAAGGTCGGCACCGGGCGGTACGGCGACCCCGCCGTGCTCGGCGTCTTCGCCGACGGCGACCACATCGGCGACGAGGCGCTGACCGAGGCCGACGGCCGCTGGCCGTACAGCGTGCGGGCCGCCACCGCCGGCACCGTCATGGTGCTGCGCTGGCCCGACTTCCAGGAGCTGGTCGACCGCTCCGCGGCGCTGCGCGACCAGATCCTCGGCTTCATCGCCAACGCCCGTCGGCCGCAGGGCCGGAAGGGCGAGGCCGAGATCTCCCTGTCGGCCGGCCACGAGGGCGAGTTCGAGCTGCCCGCGACCTTCGTCGACTACGAGCTCAAGCCGCGCGAGTACGAGCTGAGCGTCGCGCAGACCGTGCTGCGGGTCCACACCCGCGTCGCCGACCTCTACAACCAGCCGATGAACCAGACCGAGCACCAGCTCCGACTGACCATCGAGGCGCTGCGCGAGCGCCAGGAGCACGAGATGGTCAACAACCCCGAGTTCGGCCTGCTGGCCAACGCGGAGTACAGCCAGCGGATCTCGACCCACTCCGGCCCGCCCACCCCGGACGACATGGACGAGCTGCTCAGCCGCCGCCGGGGCACCAAGTTCTACCTCGCCCACCCGAGGGCGATCGCCGCCTTCCAGCGCGAGTGCAACAGCCGCGGCCTGTACCCCGCCACCGTCGAGCTGCACGGCCGCCAGGTCCCGGCCTGGCGCGGCGTCCCGGTGCTGACCTGCAACAAGATCCCGATCACCGCGCAGAACACCACCTCGATCCTCGCCATGCGTACCGGCGAGGACAAGCAGGGCGTGATCGGCCTCCACCAGACCGGGTTGCCGGACGAGTACGAGCCCGGGCTCTCGGTGCGGTTCATGGGGATCGACGAGAAGGCGGTCATCTCGTACCTGGTCAGCGCCTACTACTCCGCTGCGGTCCTCGTCCCCGACGCGATCGGCGTGCTGGAGAACGTCGACATCGCCGCACCGCGCAACTGA
- a CDS encoding chloride channel protein produces MPQQDAGRPPGLRAMLMSSGYARLLLVSVLVGVPVSLAAFGFVSLEHELQHWVWETLPQQLDYAEAPWWWPLPALLLAGLLVAPVITKLPGHGGHVPVQGLGGPPTPPIAVPSVVLAALAGLPLGVVLGPEAPLMAMGSGLALLSVSRAKRAANPRVGPMLGAAGSTAAISTIFGSPIVAAVMMIEAAGLGGPQLTLLLLPCLLSAGVGALVFTGFGNWTGLSIGALSLSGVPKALTPDAGDFLWGIPTAVLIAVVLVAGQTLGHRVAGLTSRHTAVRTVACAVLVGICIAAYALTTGRSPEEAALSGQITLGTLASDPQAWPIGALIALVVFKGLGWGIALGSLRGGPIFPAILIGAALGIACGALPGYGTAAGLATGLAASGAAVTRLPLTSTVLAAVLLGSQSVPETPLIIVASVTAFVTAELLRRTPAPAATAPAAATAAGGHPDTT; encoded by the coding sequence ATGCCTCAGCAGGACGCCGGCCGGCCCCCCGGGCTGCGCGCCATGCTGATGAGCTCCGGGTACGCCCGCCTGCTGCTGGTCTCGGTCCTGGTCGGCGTCCCGGTCTCGCTCGCGGCGTTCGGCTTCGTCAGCCTGGAGCACGAGCTCCAGCACTGGGTGTGGGAGACGCTCCCCCAGCAGCTCGACTACGCCGAGGCCCCCTGGTGGTGGCCGCTGCCCGCCCTGCTGCTGGCCGGCCTGCTGGTCGCCCCGGTGATCACCAAGCTGCCGGGGCACGGCGGACACGTCCCGGTCCAGGGCCTGGGCGGACCTCCCACCCCTCCGATCGCGGTGCCCTCCGTCGTCCTCGCCGCACTCGCCGGCCTGCCGCTCGGCGTCGTGCTCGGCCCCGAGGCGCCGCTGATGGCGATGGGCAGCGGTCTGGCGCTGCTCTCGGTCAGCCGGGCGAAGCGCGCGGCCAACCCCCGGGTCGGGCCGATGCTCGGCGCGGCCGGCTCCACCGCGGCGATCTCCACCATCTTCGGCAGCCCGATCGTCGCGGCCGTGATGATGATCGAAGCGGCCGGGCTGGGCGGTCCGCAGCTGACCCTGCTGCTCCTGCCCTGCCTGCTGTCCGCGGGCGTCGGCGCGCTGGTCTTCACCGGCTTCGGCAACTGGACCGGCCTGTCGATCGGCGCGCTGTCCCTGTCCGGGGTGCCCAAGGCCCTCACCCCGGACGCCGGCGACTTCCTGTGGGGCATCCCGACCGCCGTCCTGATCGCGGTGGTGCTCGTGGCCGGACAGACGCTCGGCCACCGGGTGGCGGGCCTCACCTCCCGGCACACGGCCGTCCGCACCGTGGCCTGCGCGGTCCTGGTCGGCATCTGCATCGCCGCGTACGCGCTGACCACCGGCCGGTCACCGGAGGAGGCCGCCCTGTCCGGCCAGATCACCCTCGGGACGCTGGCGTCCGACCCGCAGGCCTGGCCGATCGGGGCCCTGATCGCCCTGGTCGTCTTCAAGGGCCTCGGCTGGGGCATCGCCCTGGGCAGTCTGCGCGGTGGCCCGATCTTCCCGGCGATCCTGATCGGCGCCGCGCTCGGCATCGCCTGCGGCGCCCTGCCCGGCTACGGCACCGCCGCCGGCCTGGCCACCGGGCTCGCCGCGTCCGGCGCCGCGGTCACGCGGCTGCCCCTCACCAGCACCGTACTGGCAGCCGTCCTGCTCGGGAGCCAGTCCGTCCCCGAGACGCCCCTGATCATCGTCGCCTCGGTCACCGCCTTCGTCACCGCCGAACTGCTCCGCCGCACGCCCGCCCCCGCCGCCACCGCACCCGCCGCGGCCACCGCCGCCGGCGGTCACCCGGACACCACCTGA
- a CDS encoding methylated-DNA--[protein]-cysteine S-methyltransferase, with protein sequence MDRSGLADLTWVTVGTPLPSGPMRFGVTDRGVAAATYTADGLGGLPVGGPPCSDGRRAELVTERVTAYFTARRRTLDLPLDWRLSSGPHRAVLQCLQTEVGWGRTITYGELAARSGVFEELTEPGAAARTVGQMMGANPLSLLVPCHRVVAADGLGGFGAGWREGPEVKRWLLTLEGVLQPTLDWDGPEV encoded by the coding sequence ATGGACCGTTCCGGCCTCGCCGACCTGACCTGGGTGACCGTGGGCACGCCGCTGCCCAGTGGGCCGATGAGGTTCGGGGTGACCGATCGCGGGGTGGCCGCGGCCACGTACACCGCGGACGGCCTGGGCGGGCTGCCGGTCGGCGGCCCGCCGTGCTCCGACGGGCGGCGCGCGGAGCTGGTGACCGAGCGGGTCACCGCCTACTTCACGGCCCGCCGGCGCACCCTCGACCTGCCGTTGGACTGGCGGCTCAGCTCCGGCCCGCACCGCGCCGTGCTGCAGTGCCTGCAGACCGAGGTGGGCTGGGGCCGGACCATCACGTACGGAGAGCTGGCCGCCCGCAGCGGGGTGTTCGAGGAGCTGACCGAACCCGGTGCGGCGGCCCGCACGGTCGGGCAGATGATGGGCGCCAACCCGCTGTCGCTGCTCGTCCCCTGCCACCGGGTGGTGGCGGCGGACGGCCTGGGCGGCTTCGGCGCGGGCTGGCGCGAGGGCCCGGAGGTCAAGCGCTGGCTGCTCACCCTGGAGGGGGTGCTGCAGCCGACGCTCGACTGGGACGGGCCGGAGGTCTAG
- a CDS encoding sn-glycerol-3-phosphate ABC transporter ATP-binding protein UgpC produces MASVTYDKATRIYPGATKPSVDALDLHIEDGEFLVLVGPSGCGKSTSLRMLAGLEDVNGGAIRIGDRDVTHLPPKDRDIAMVFQNYALYPHMTVAENMGFALKIAGVNKAEIRTKVEEAAKILDLTDYLDRKPKALSGGQRQRVAMGRAIVRQPQVFLMDEPLSNLDAKLRVSTRTQIAGLQRRLGITTVYVTHDQTEAMTMGDRVAVLKDGLLQQVDTPRNMYDRPANLFVAGFIGSPAMNLIDVPLVDGGVKFGGSVINISREDLAKAGSDKSVTVGIRPEHFEIVPAGGIEGVAVTVNVVEELGADGFVYGTTKVSGEDKDIVVRVHGRQIPQKGETINVVPAGGEPHVFSTTSGERLSN; encoded by the coding sequence ATGGCTTCCGTGACGTACGACAAGGCGACCCGCATCTACCCGGGCGCCACCAAGCCGTCCGTGGACGCGCTGGACCTGCACATCGAGGACGGCGAGTTCCTCGTGCTGGTCGGCCCCTCCGGCTGTGGCAAGTCGACCAGCCTCCGCATGCTGGCCGGCCTGGAGGACGTGAACGGCGGTGCGATCCGCATCGGCGACCGCGACGTCACCCACCTGCCGCCGAAGGACCGGGACATCGCGATGGTGTTCCAGAACTACGCGCTCTACCCGCACATGACCGTCGCGGAGAACATGGGCTTCGCCCTCAAGATCGCCGGCGTCAACAAGGCCGAGATCCGCACCAAGGTCGAAGAGGCCGCGAAGATCCTCGACCTGACCGACTACCTGGACCGCAAGCCGAAGGCGCTCTCCGGCGGCCAGCGCCAGCGCGTCGCGATGGGCCGCGCGATCGTGCGCCAGCCGCAGGTCTTCCTGATGGACGAGCCGCTGTCCAACCTGGACGCCAAGCTCCGCGTCTCCACCCGTACCCAGATCGCCGGCCTGCAGCGCCGCCTGGGCATCACCACGGTCTACGTCACCCACGACCAGACCGAGGCCATGACCATGGGCGACCGCGTCGCGGTCCTCAAGGACGGTCTGCTGCAGCAGGTCGACACCCCGCGCAACATGTACGACCGCCCGGCGAACCTGTTCGTGGCCGGCTTCATCGGCTCCCCGGCGATGAACCTGATCGACGTTCCGCTGGTCGACGGCGGCGTGAAGTTCGGCGGCTCGGTCATCAACATCTCGCGCGAGGACCTGGCCAAGGCCGGCTCCGACAAGTCGGTGACCGTCGGTATCCGTCCGGAGCACTTCGAGATCGTCCCGGCCGGCGGCATCGAGGGCGTCGCGGTCACCGTGAACGTCGTCGAGGAGCTCGGCGCGGACGGCTTCGTCTACGGCACCACCAAGGTGAGCGGCGAGGACAAGGACATCGTCGTGCGCGTGCACGGCCGGCAGATCCCGCAGAAGGGCGAGACCATCAACGTGGTCCCGGCCGGCGGTGAGCCGCACGTCTTCTCCACCACCTCGGGCGAGCGCCTGAGCAACTGA
- a CDS encoding DUF2637 domain-containing protein, giving the protein MSRGSRKRRRARSTAERRTRLVGELFRTLIAVAVTVVCVLGWTLSYAPLQDLAFSSVPPGLSELWPAVVYGPWLAGCLSILRAALDGRRSVHSWVVVLAFSAAATGLCICDMSRSAPEMIVAGLPPIAAAICLDQLVRQFVAPQQVRRPRARHVARARRTE; this is encoded by the coding sequence GTGTCCCGCGGCTCTCGGAAACGCCGACGCGCCCGCTCGACGGCCGAGCGGCGGACCCGACTGGTCGGCGAACTGTTCCGCACCCTGATCGCGGTGGCCGTGACCGTCGTGTGCGTGCTCGGCTGGACGCTGTCCTACGCCCCGCTGCAGGATCTGGCCTTCTCCAGCGTGCCGCCCGGCCTCTCGGAGCTCTGGCCGGCCGTCGTGTACGGACCGTGGCTCGCCGGATGCCTCTCCATCCTGCGCGCCGCCCTCGACGGCCGGCGGTCCGTCCACTCGTGGGTCGTGGTCCTCGCGTTCTCAGCCGCCGCGACCGGCCTGTGCATCTGCGACATGTCCCGGAGCGCGCCGGAGATGATCGTCGCGGGACTTCCGCCCATCGCGGCCGCGATCTGCCTGGACCAGCTCGTGCGCCAGTTCGTCGCGCCGCAGCAGGTGCGGCGCCCACGGGCCCGGCACGTGGCACGGGCCCGGCGAACGGAGTAG
- a CDS encoding type II toxin-antitoxin system death-on-curing family toxin: MDLQHLETSDVLQIYDHLVKDFSENEDPIAPAGVRDENLLESAVSRQMVGSGTALKYANPVANAATLGYGLCNNHPFFNGNKRTALVGILVHLDRNKLCLWGTDQDELYEMILAVAEKTIVEWAAERLGRDIEFLEGESSSDVEVRYFSDWLNQHVAPVKRGERSIKYRDLRKLIQKHGFDLQNAAKSFIHVVRVHEGGSTTNIDTIVFPGFNRDADVQVVKRVRERCRLREEDGVDTEAFYDDFYPIDEFINKYRLVLRRLADT; the protein is encoded by the coding sequence GTGGATCTACAGCATCTCGAAACGTCAGATGTCCTCCAAATCTACGACCACCTAGTCAAAGACTTCTCTGAGAACGAAGATCCAATCGCACCAGCCGGCGTGCGAGATGAGAACCTCCTTGAGTCTGCGGTTAGCCGACAGATGGTAGGTAGCGGCACGGCCCTAAAATATGCCAATCCAGTTGCGAACGCCGCCACCCTTGGATATGGACTCTGCAATAATCACCCATTCTTCAATGGGAACAAGAGAACTGCACTGGTTGGCATCTTGGTGCACCTGGATCGCAACAAGCTCTGCCTATGGGGAACCGACCAGGACGAGCTTTATGAGATGATCCTCGCAGTAGCCGAGAAGACTATCGTCGAATGGGCCGCCGAGCGCCTCGGCAGGGATATCGAGTTCCTGGAGGGTGAGAGCTCCTCCGATGTAGAGGTGCGATATTTCTCCGACTGGCTTAACCAGCACGTGGCCCCGGTGAAGCGAGGCGAGCGGTCGATCAAGTACCGTGACCTCAGGAAGCTAATCCAGAAGCACGGCTTCGATCTCCAAAACGCAGCCAAGAGCTTCATTCACGTGGTCCGGGTTCATGAGGGCGGATCCACAACCAACATCGACACAATTGTCTTCCCTGGCTTTAACCGGGATGCAGACGTCCAGGTCGTGAAACGTGTCCGGGAACGGTGCCGACTTCGCGAAGAAGACGGCGTCGACACTGAAGCGTTCTACGACGACTTCTACCCAATTGATGAGTTCATCAACAAATACCGGCTCGTCCTGCGGCGGCTCGCTGACACGTAA